The genomic DNA CGACAGAAACCGTTGGTGTTGGAACGCGGAATGACATCCCTGTCAATTTCCCCTTCACTTCAGGCAATACGAGTCCAACGGCAACTGCCGCGCCTGTCGTTGCAGGAATAATATTCGTCGCCGCACTACGGCCGCCTTTCCAGTCTTTGCGCGAAGGTCCATCGACTGTCTTTTGCGTGGCTGTGTAGCTGTGAATCGTCGTCATGAGCCCCTCTTCAATCCCAAAATTCTCTAAGATTACCTTCGTGATCGGCGCCAGACAGTTTGTTGTACAGGAAGCATTGGAAACAATGTTGTGTTCCGCGGTCAAGGTATGGTCGTTCACACCTAACACAACCGTCTTGACGCGTTCCCCCTTACCTGGAGCCGAAATAATCACTTTCTTAGCACCGGCTTGGAGATGCCCCTCCGCAAGTTCGTCCTTGGTAAAAAGACCGGTCGATTCAACCACAATGTCAACACCGAGATCCTTCCACGGCAAGGCGGTCGGCCCCTCTTTTACCGCTAGACATTTGATCTTATGACCATTCACAACGAGCGTGCTCTCGCCTTCTGCGAAAACTGTGCCGTCAAAACGCCCTTGTGTCGAATCGTACTTCAGGAGGTATGCTAGGTTGT from Verrucomicrobiota bacterium includes the following:
- the gap gene encoding type I glyceraldehyde-3-phosphate dehydrogenase produces the protein MATKVAINGFGRIGRLVFRAIVDSGKFGNEIEVVAVNDLVPADNLAYLLKYDSTQGRFDGTVFAEGESTLVVNGHKIKCLAVKEGPTALPWKDLGVDIVVESTGLFTKDELAEGHLQAGAKKVIISAPGKGERVKTVVLGVNDHTLTAEHNIVSNASCTTNCLAPITKVILENFGIEEGLMTTIHSYTATQKTVDGPSRKDWKGGRSAATNIIPATTGAAVAVGLVLPEVKGKLTGMSFRVPTPTVSVVDLTVKTQKPTSYEAICAKMKEASEGELKGILGYTSDEVVSSDFIHCGLSSIFDAGSGIQLNDRFFKLVSWYDNEWGYSNRCVQLISKLAKFL